TCTCTTCTTTTTCCAGCAGAGGAATTCCAACAGAACCAAGACGGCAACGTGGGCGAAGACAACAATTGGATTCCCATGGAATGGGATCGCGCTGTTGAAGAAATCACCTGGGAACGTCTTCTAGGTTTGGATGGTTCCCTCATGTTTCTCGAACACGTTTTTTGGGTGATCAGTCTGAACaccattttcattattattttcgcCTATGCTCCCTACCATATGGGAGTGCTCACCCTTAGCCTCTTCAACCTTCAGAAATACGCCGCTGAAAGCCATTTTGAGGGTCTGTTGACCACTTTACTTGGGTATAACAGCGTTGGAATACTCTTCCTGGTAATGCATCGAATATCTGGGTGGTTAGGATTGCTTAGCGCCAAAAGAATGTTAGGCCTTTGTTACGTCGTTGTTAAAGTTTCAATGCTGTCGGTTATAGAAATCGGTATTATTCCATTGGTGTGTGGTTGGTGGTTGGACATATGTTCCTTAAACATGTTTGAAGCCACCCTAAAAGATCGGGAAGCGAGCTTTAGAGCAGCCCCAGGCACTTCAATTTTCCTTCACTGGCTTGTAGGTATGGTTTATGTGTATTACTTCGCTTCTTTTATCCTACTTCTTCGAGAAATTGTACGTCCAGGAGTATTGTGGTTTTtgcgaaattttaatgatCCAGATTTTAGTCCAATTCAAGAAATGATTCACCTTCCCGTGTTGGAGCATATCAGAAAGCTAATTATATCAGCGGTAATTTTCGGAAGTGCAGTATTGGTCATGCTTTGGCTGCCAATCAGAAtaatcaaattgaatttaccATCGTTTTTGCCGTACACAGtatctttaaattcaaatgaaaCTCGAGTGAATGAGCTCAGCTTAGAGCTTTTGTTACTTCAAGTGGTTCTGCCCGCTCTTCTCGAACAGTCACATACCAGAGTTTGGTTGAAGGCTTTTGTCAGATGGTGGTGCAAAGTTATGGCGTGGATTCTGGATTTGCAATCATATTTGTTGGGAGATCAAAGCAACAATGATGGAAATAGAAGAGAGAATAATGGGGATAGGCAAGAAAACGTTGCTGGACAGGGCTTAGGAGCTGCACATCAGGCTTTGTTTTTGATGGAACCGCCCACTggtgagtttttattttatattattaggTACATAGATCATAGGTAAATACCGATACAACGTTGAGATGAAATTTTATGCTTGGCGAgaatttaggattttttttaactagtgtctatcacattaaaaaagtatttttgcgACTTGTATGCGAAACCACCTTGGCTATCCCAGGTGATTTTTCTTGCACGAAAAATTTCCTATCcaccataatttttttgactgaACCAAATTGGcacattttgtttgtttgtcaCACTGATTTATTCTGCACTCAAATGTAAAACACGTTTTacaaagaattttatattggCGCTTAAAGTAGTGAAAGTCGGTCTTGATTTCAAGAGGCCCTTGAGAAATATCCGCGTTGTTTTCGCGtcgaacatttaaaattccatcatatttcataaatttaaaatatcattttgtaTTCTTTATATATAAGTAGCTATTATAAGAATGTTAGGCATCTGTTCCTTTCACACTATTAACTcgatatgttttattttcaggatATCAACCCTACGAGCGTCCAAAACTCTTCCACATCAGACTCTTTTTTTTACTAGTCCTAGTGTGCTGGTCCCTCGTCTTGTTCTCCGTGGTGGCCGTAATCGTTCCAGTATGGCTGGGTCGCCGCGTAATGGCTTTGTGGTTGGTCGGCGCTCCGCCTCCAGGTCCTCAAATATCTGCATCTACCGATAAAACCGAGGTCAAAGTTCATGAATTATACACTTCAGCTTGTGGTTTGTACCTTTGTTGGCTGGCTACCAGAGGCGTAACACTGGTTCTCAGTTGGTTGCCTCAAGGGCGAGCTGCGATGATGGAGAGGTTAAAACATTGGGGTTACTTAGGTTTAAAAACCTTCGCTGCGAGTGTGTTATTACTTGGTATTATTCCCCTGCTTTTTGGCCTCCTATTGGAGTTGGTTGTTATAATTCCTTTGCGAGTTCCTATCCATCAAACTCCGATATTGTTCATTTGGCAAGACTGGGCTCTGGGAGTCCTTTACACAAAAATTGCTTGCGCTGTTACCATGATGGGTCCTGATTGGTTCCTTCGCGCTGCCATTGAACGAGTCTACAGGGATGGTATCAGAGACAtgaatttacaatttgttttcaaagaaTTAGCTCTACCGGTGATAGTATGCCAAGGTTTTGCGTTGGCTGTACCCTATGTAATAGCCTACTCTATCGTTCCAATGTTCGTCAGCAACTTACAGCTTAGGAATCTTATTGCCCGAAGGTTATATCCGTTTTTGCTGCTACTAGGATCGGCTAATGTAGCTATCGTCTTGCAAATTAGGCAGTTCAAGAATCTGTATGAGCACATTAAGAACGATAAATATTTAGTGGGACAACGACTGGTCAACTACGATCACAGGAAAGCTAAAACTCAAACTGCCTCGACTTAGGGATTTGATAGTTTCTTAGGTTGTTAATCAAAGGTTGGACTTTTGATTTGTGATTCTGTTGTGGTTTATTTGGAGTAAAGTGATGAAAATGTTATGGGAAAGTGATGAAAACGTTCGTAGTTCCATTTTTTAAGCTCCAATGGCATCATAACTGAAACCCTAGACTGAACGAATAAAAGCTTGTAtcaagtttattttgttgataatttaaattgaaggtTCTATTTTGTTAAGCGGGACATGAATGTTAAtagtttttcaatgtttattaaacattcTGATTGTTGTTCATAGGACTGTTTTCATTTCCTGGTACATCTGAGTTGCAAAAAGCTTGAAGAATGGTATATCTATTTTTGTGAATATGAatataaactgatatttttcatAGCTTAAAATCCTCTTCTCCATTCTAGTATTTCTGTGATATAAGCTGACGTAGTAGTTCCAAGAGAGAATTTAGAAGGACATGTCGTTAGCAAGTACAGGATTGCATTTGTGTATAGAGGTTgaggatttttgttttaaatctcGAGGAacattcaataataattattcgaTAAAATGTAGAATGTTCCCCAGACTTTGCTTTGCCAAGATGTTTTGACTTGCCCTGTATACTAAATTTCTCTTCAGAGAAATAAACTCGAAAAAACCTTCGAACCGTTGTGTAAATCGTTTTTTCCAGCCATCTTCATTTCGATCATCCACCGTTTTCATACATAGAAGCAATcttgtaaattaaatattggcCTATGCGGGGTAATTCATTTACCCCGTATACGGCCATAGTAGGTTGTATTATACCTTATTGAAATAGTTGCTCCAGTGCGGAGCTGCCAATTTTATTTGAAGCCATGACTACATCGAAGTATTAATTACCTCGAAGAGTTGAATATCGTCGTACGTTAAAAtagttaatttgaaatttttattgtataattGGTTTAAGCTATTACTGACAGCTCTGCGCTAGTGAAACTATTTTTACAAGtcaccttttttaattttttgaattttctaacGACACCAATTAATTATTCTTAACTCATGATTAGTCATGAATACTCTTTATTTCATGTCACTTTGGatcagttttttcaaatctgTTATAGAAAATAGTATAAGCAATACTCAAAACTAAAAAGGAGCCATTTTTTCATACGCTTATGTGACGATTTTTGTTTTGAGTCGTTCATTTTGAACTGAACACTGAACCATCAcgaattagtaaaaaaactcaTTGGAATGTTATTTTAGTTCATCGACTATCCAACtagtttttttactaaaaaaacgTAACACGTTCCTATGCAACAAAATGTTGAGATCATCCacattttgatcatttcttgTTAGCATATTGATTAAGAGTTATTTGTTTCATAAAGCAAGAAAGTATCAAATTTATTGCTGCGGCGATTCTCATAACCGAGGCGAAGATGAGGCTTATAAAGTAAGCTAACGAAGTAAATTTGCGCTTTCGCCGActaaaatacattattttttctccGATTTATAAGAATAGCGATAGAGTGAAAAAGTTGCAGGCTGTAAGGTATCACTTTTAATGTCTAGGCTATATTTTACGGCCTGCTTTGTGTGATTAAAAGGTCACTTTCTTGTCAATTGGTGAACatgaatgaatttatttttgcgaCTTATTAGCACACCTTGACAGACAATTAACTGGACTAACCTGTTTTCGTTGAGATTACATATTCACGTttccattataaataatatacggattgtaaatataaattataggTCATGGATGTACATTAGGTCATATTATAAATCATGTATTGTAATTGAGATCTGTAGATTTATAAAACTTCAAGACAAATGTCTGCTTTTTTTTCGTTACCAGTTATGCCTCTGAATTTTATAGTCGTTTAGGTACCAGTACcaataaattctaaattcatcctcatattttaaaagccattgaattgaaatgatagttgaaatttttgaaatttttcgttaaaatttaattaatactaAATAAACCTGAAAACAGGTGGCcgcaaatttgataaattaaaagtgaGAAGGTTTTACATATAGCCATCTTAAACCTCATTTTAATTTGTCCAGCCTGTAtctactttaaattttttgaattacgTTGGTTATTATTTAACACGTAAACGCTGTCGCTTATCAGTTTTCTTCAGcattattgctttttaaaattgttgctGAGAATTATGATATAATTGGAACAACAGTGTTTTGCTCGCCTGTTACAAAAATCATggatacaaaagaaaaaataaccaGCTATGAGTGGTTACGTGAGCAACACTCATTTGTGTGGATGTGTGAACCATTCGAAACTTGATCTAGTACTATTTACATGTAACTACGCTAAAtgttctttgtaattttatatggCGCCATCTAAGGGTGACTAGCTAAATCGAGCATTAAGTGATAGGACTCTGTCCCCGTTTAGCAGCTAGTGCTACGCATGGTGTTTAGGTGGCGTCACTAATCAGGACAAAACAAAGTGACGTCTCTCGCCATTGCATACTGatgcattttttctaattttttttccaaaaaatataatttttattatttgaaataatcaataaaaaaaaggccATTCCGAACATGCTCTTGAAACGTTGAATGCCATAGAATTGTGTGAGCACGGCTTTTTTATTCGAACTTGTTGCCTTTAATTTCCGACGATGAAAATAGAAAtgaaaacacatttaaaactaatatatgtatacatatgtatacttATGCTTTCTGAGCCACCACTTTTTACAAAGTCATCACTCATTCTCTTTGacaacagaaaataaataattacattaaaaccATCACTACAAACTGTATTATAACTAGCAGTGGATTCAAAccatgtttttttattcagtagcaaatatatatatatatatatatatatatatatatatatatatatatatatatatatatatatatatatatatatatatatatatatataataaatcacAACTTGATTTgattatacatacatatacgcATCGTAAATGATTCTAAATTTACATGTAATAGTCCCAACTAGattctttattgtttttttttaatgttttcacaACTTTCGCTTAACTTGAATGATCGAGGTGTTTCTATATGAATCTGGTCGAGACTTTTCCAATTTGATAAAATCCACGGTGTTATTGGGATTACCGAAAACCACTGTATTAAAATTAGGATTGTACGATAACCCGAATGGTTTCACGTGGTAGATTAAATATTCTAACAGATACATGTTGCTCGGTTTTACGTAATGTATTGAGATCAAATTATCTGAGCAGCATTCAAGACCctaaaaaatagttatttaactCATGGAAGATTCAGTCCACGCAACCTACTTCTTTAAAAGGATAATAAATATAACTCCAGAACCAAAAGTCCTTTTTGAGACTCCCtggaattaaaaaactgtCGATATATAAGGGAAGGAAGGAGCTGCGCCCTTGTCTATCCCTAGAATCTCCAGCGGTTATCCCAACAGCCTCCAAACATCGGCCCATTTCTACATCTTCAGCTCCCGTGTTGTCTTTTTTGCACTTATGTGGATCTGGTAACGATTCCTAcagaaaatacttaaatttttcctGCTAATAAAACTAAGGCCCATTTGTTccataatgaattaaaatgatGGAATTAGCGGGTGTAAGAGAATGAAACACCTCTTTCGAGAAAAGGTGTCAACCTTTCAACTAGTACCTCTGGAAGAATTAAAGCAATTCAGCTAAATTTGCCCTATAAAAAATtgctcttttttattttacggggtgtcaaaatatttttttaattatgtaaattttgcataaattacacagttattgatttacatacttaaaattgcttctatgattatttttgaatacGATAAGTAAAGAAAATATCGACCGTCTATACCAATACATTTTCAAgtcttaaatcaaaattttgttgcatCTTCAAcagaatttgtttattgtttctaattcagtttttaagtttattattgTGAATGTTATGTTTGGTACAGCCTGATTGTGGTACTATTAACAACTAGTTCACGTTGAAACTTGTATCCCTTATAACACACCTATAATACACCCACTGATTCCATTACCTACAGTATCTGGATAACACTAAAACTACTATGTCTGATATTATGAATTAAGATGGTCTTTGCTAAGTTCAATCCGCGTGTACTTTCACTTCTATAAGAATTACTTTGACGCTAATATGACATTAATGCACATATTACGTTTGTGGCCTAAGATGGAGGTACCTGTATAAATCTTCTTAGTGCTTCTTTGCTAAGCACATATCCAGCGCCTCCACTCATATAACCTTGCTTAACTATAGGTTTGAAGCGGAACCCAAAGTAGATTGGTTCCGTTTTTGTGTGATAGTGAAGCATGTATCGCATATTTTCGACAATAGTATagctaaatattttactagtTGTTTTATGCTCGGAAGAAGAATTTAACCTAAAGGCTTACGTGTCATCATCAGCCTTATAAAACCAGTCAACCTTATCGTAATAATTGTCGTAGACATATTTGAACGCTGCTTTGGTTTTTCCCCATAGATTGTCTCGATTTTCTATTAGATTAGGTAAGGCCACAGATGGTAATGAAGGATCTGGAACAGAAGAGGATATGACATGTGATATGCCAGGAATATTCTATTGAACTAACAGGTAGATACCTTCTTTGGTGCTCATAAAGAGCAAATAGTTGCATCTTTTACCCCAAGTGGCTTTTACGTGTTTAGCCTTTGATTCATGATTCTTTGGGCCAGTTAAAATCCAACAGAGTATCTTCACTTCATCGTAGAGCTGTTGGGCTATCGACCCATTAATGAAACTGTCGTGATTGCTTTCGTTGTGGTCTCCAACATCCGAGAACTCTTGGACATTTTTCTCTAAACTTGTATTTGCAAAAAGAACATTAAACAAGATTTGTTATGCTTAAAGGTTACtcacttgaaaattaaaaatctccgAGGCAGGCTAATGCTACCAATTTGCGTAATGAGCAAAATTCCAATTATGCTACCAATTCCAAGGCCAGCCAGGAAGTATTCTGCGTTTGGAATTGTCCTAAAAATTCTATTCCTCTGGaatgataaattattgaatttggaGTGCTTTGAAACTTCATCAAGTCAACATTCAGCCAAGTAGCGggagtagaaaaaaatatgccaTAATGGCTTAAAACTGTCAATGACCAAACGAAAGGCTTACCGAGAAAGATTTTAACTTCCTCATAGTAGTTTTTACTGATACAGAAGATTCcaatactgaaaatatttattctctGCGAGATATAGTCTTTTtcatttctcaaaattaaaacttgCCCTTACTAAAGTACGTAGTAGTAACGATGTTAAAAATGCACTAACAAATTTTTCATCGTGATTATTCTTATCTTATTATCAGCATATTTACCGACACTTTTAGCATaactatttgttttaaaagaaaatttgaagaatgtGTTAAAGCGATAAGTCATGAATGTTTATTAGCTGAATAGAATGCAgggttttcaaaaaaacaccTAATCTTTACCTTCACTCTGACgtttagttcaggttaccTAGCAGGAATTACTGGAACACTCTCTGTTACATACTTCATCATTCatattttaggatttttaacTCAACAAacaagattttcaaaaatagatCTTGTTTTCTGTCTACACTCGAAAGTTAGATTCTATTTGttacaaaaatcaaataaatatgaaaaaaaagaaaaattttcacgATTGCACGAAATACATGTACGTTCGACTTTAAGGAGATAACCAGAATAGGAATAAATGGGGAATTAAGACAGCCTTTTGTCGATTCatgctattttattattacctaattatttattaaaatgaatatacaATAGTACAATGGTATTActgatattaatatttaacgaCAATAATCGGCAAGCtttatatgtttttgttttctggaACTAGATTTAGGGCTTAATTTCCAAGTcaaaaagtggcaaaaaaagGATGCCTCTCACctcggaaattaaaaataaatctctaCTATTACTAACTATAGtaatcataattttctttttctttgtttaataTGATTGTTCGCAAACAAGGTGAATAAAACACccgatttattttattttccttatttccaTAAGACACATTCTctttataacaaattttgttCTTCATTAATTCAGTTCCGATTTATAAATGAGATCGGAAAACGTATTATTATCCTTTTACTAATTTGGAAGAATGTTTGGGATCGTTATCTTgctgaaatttcaatttcacgTAATCATCACATAATCGGAAGATATTCTTCTGTGTAAGGaatcataacatttttgagtaTATCACGATATATTAATTTGTCGTGTTGTATAAATACATCAAATTGTTGTGTTGTTGTTGATGCTATTAATACGGTGTAAAGGTTCTATACTAAAACCGGAAAAGCAATCCCACATCGTAATCAAACCGCCATACTTAACAGTGGATATTGTATATTTGGAATTCAAACAAGGTGTTTGGTCTTCTTGTGTACTGAATACCAtcagattttaataaataaaatttggattCGTCACTCCAACACACTTTTTTTCGTTGTTTAGTCTTTAGTCCAATTCAAATGCTCTCGCAGAAATTCTAATCAGGTCTTCCTGTTTTTCTTGGATAATAAAGGTTTCTTGGCGGGACGGTGAGGAAAACAATCATATATTCACTAATCTTCAGCGTATTGTTCTTTCTGAAACATCTATAACGCCTAATGCCTgtaatttggtttttatttgttttgatgaCGCGAAAGGATTGTTTTGACTAATTTTGGATAGTGGTTTTGCAGTGAAAGCACTCATTTTTTTGAGACGTTTCGTCTTCTTTCGACTATTAAGAATACTGGATTTACTAAAACTTTTAAGTATGGCCCATACGGTACCCTCTTTCACCTCGAATTTATGGGCAATCTCAATTTGGCACTATACACTTTTATGAGCATCAATTATTCGCgtttttaaatctaatgatAAACGTTTACCACGGGGCATTTTGCGACGTCTAGTGCAAATAAACTTATTGCACACTAAACACAAAATGCCCAAttcttttaactaaaaaaaagtaataatattttgtttatctttgttcaaaaaaattttgataagattttttttgcatttattgaaaatagatATATCATCTTTGTTATC
The DNA window shown above is from Euwallacea similis isolate ESF13 chromosome 2, ESF131.1, whole genome shotgun sequence and carries:
- the LOC136418690 gene encoding glycoprotein-N-acetylgalactosamine 3-beta-galactosyltransferase 1-like, which produces MRKLKSFSRNRIFRTIPNAEYFLAGLGIGSIIGILLITQIGSISLPRRFLIFNLEKNVQEFSDVGDHNESNHDSFINGSIAQQLYDEVKILCWILTGPKNHESKAKHVKATWGKRCNYLLFMSTKEDPSLPSVALPNLIENRDNLWGKTKAAFKYVYDNYYDKVDWFYKADDDTYTIVENMRYMLHYHTKTEPIYFGFRFKPIVKQGYMSGGAGYVLSKEALRRFIQESLPDPHKCKKDNTGAEDVEMGRCLEAVGITAGDSRDRQGRSSFLPLYIDSFLIPGSLKKDFWFWSYIYYPFKEGLECCSDNLISIHYVKPSNMYLLEYLIYHVKPFGLSYNPNFNTVVFGNPNNTVDFIKLEKSRPDSYRNTSIIQVKRKL
- the LOC136415956 gene encoding E3 ubiquitin-protein ligase MARCHF6 isoform X1, whose amino-acid sequence is MSEELSNGDICRVCRSEGGSDRPLFHPCICTGSIKWIHQECLVQWMRYSRKEFCELCGHKFSFTPIYSPDMPRRLPVKDLLSGLLSSVATAVKYWLHYTLVAIAWLGVVPLTACRIYRALFAGTVDAILTLPFEMLSSENVISDIFHGCLVVCCTLLAFAGLVWLREQILHGGGPDWLQRDDIVPEAENPPQALQNIPENVQENVVNNIPVEEPEEFQQNQDGNVGEDNNWIPMEWDRAVEEITWERLLGLDGSLMFLEHVFWVISLNTIFIIIFAYAPYHMGVLTLSLFNLQKYAAESHFEGLLTTLLGYNSVGILFLVMHRISGWLGLLSAKRMLGLCYVVVKVSMLSVIEIGIIPLVCGWWLDICSLNMFEATLKDREASFRAAPGTSIFLHWLVGMVYVYYFASFILLLREIVRPGVLWFLRNFNDPDFSPIQEMIHLPVLEHIRKLIISAVIFGSAVLVMLWLPIRIIKLNLPSFLPYTVSLNSNETRVNELSLELLLLQVVLPALLEQSHTRVWLKAFVRWWCKVMAWILDLQSYLLGDQSNNDGNRRENNGDRQENVAGQGLGAAHQALFLMEPPTGYQPYERPKLFHIRLFFLLVLVCWSLVLFSVVAVIVPVWLGRRVMALWLVGAPPPGPQISASTDKTEVKVHELYTSACGLYLCWLATRGVTLVLSWLPQGRAAMMERLKHWGYLGLKTFAASVLLLGIIPLLFGLLLELVVIIPLRVPIHQTPILFIWQDWALGVLYTKIACAVTMMGPDWFLRAAIERVYRDGIRDMNLQFVFKELALPVIVCQGFALAVPYVIAYSIVPMFVSNLQLRNLIARRLYPFLLLLGSANVAIVLQIRQFKNLYEHIKNDKYLVGQRLVNYDHRKAKTQTAST
- the LOC136415956 gene encoding E3 ubiquitin-protein ligase MARCHF6 isoform X2, translating into MSEELSNGDICRVCRSEGGSDRPLFHPCICTGSIKWIHQECLVQWMRYSRKEFCELCGHKFSFTPIYSPDMPRRLPVKDLLSGLLSSVATAVKYWLHYTLVAIAWLGVVPLTACRIYRALFAGTVDAILTLPFEMLSSENVISDIFHGCLVVCCTLLAFAGLVWLREQILHGGGPDWLQRDDIVPEAENPPQALQNIPENVQENVVNNIPVEEQEFQQNQDGNVGEDNNWIPMEWDRAVEEITWERLLGLDGSLMFLEHVFWVISLNTIFIIIFAYAPYHMGVLTLSLFNLQKYAAESHFEGLLTTLLGYNSVGILFLVMHRISGWLGLLSAKRMLGLCYVVVKVSMLSVIEIGIIPLVCGWWLDICSLNMFEATLKDREASFRAAPGTSIFLHWLVGMVYVYYFASFILLLREIVRPGVLWFLRNFNDPDFSPIQEMIHLPVLEHIRKLIISAVIFGSAVLVMLWLPIRIIKLNLPSFLPYTVSLNSNETRVNELSLELLLLQVVLPALLEQSHTRVWLKAFVRWWCKVMAWILDLQSYLLGDQSNNDGNRRENNGDRQENVAGQGLGAAHQALFLMEPPTGYQPYERPKLFHIRLFFLLVLVCWSLVLFSVVAVIVPVWLGRRVMALWLVGAPPPGPQISASTDKTEVKVHELYTSACGLYLCWLATRGVTLVLSWLPQGRAAMMERLKHWGYLGLKTFAASVLLLGIIPLLFGLLLELVVIIPLRVPIHQTPILFIWQDWALGVLYTKIACAVTMMGPDWFLRAAIERVYRDGIRDMNLQFVFKELALPVIVCQGFALAVPYVIAYSIVPMFVSNLQLRNLIARRLYPFLLLLGSANVAIVLQIRQFKNLYEHIKNDKYLVGQRLVNYDHRKAKTQTAST